The following are from one region of the Halomonas qaidamensis genome:
- a CDS encoding AraC family transcriptional regulator — protein MTVTVSMHFVNELLCGLPATELAPTRYLEQAGISPFLLSAPNGRVTVEQFAELYRLLALELDDETPGFFSRPLRCGTLKLLCLSLLDAPTLQIALHRYTQFFRILLDDFSYCFTIEGELARMALEEHAPLQGSRILIHELMLKLFHGIASWMIARKIPPILMECGYDQPAHSADYLYFYPGKVRFDQPQTAVYFDKTFLDHPIRQTKQHLGAFLQRAPADWFYVSFEDRLITHRVREHLSRHLPTSCTVQHVADAVHMSVRTLSRHLKIEGTHFQAVKDEYRRDYAIQALTRSTQPLTTIAEKLGFEDLACFSRAFKQWTGNSPAAYRKAQTAGIKR, from the coding sequence GTGACTGTTACCGTCTCAATGCACTTTGTGAACGAGCTATTATGTGGTTTACCTGCCACCGAACTCGCTCCTACCCGTTATTTAGAACAGGCAGGGATTTCTCCCTTTCTGCTGAGCGCGCCTAATGGGCGGGTCACGGTTGAGCAGTTTGCCGAGCTTTACCGCTTACTGGCCCTTGAGTTGGATGATGAAACACCGGGGTTTTTCTCCAGGCCGCTACGCTGTGGAACGCTAAAGCTACTGTGCCTAAGCTTGCTAGACGCGCCCACTCTGCAGATTGCGCTTCACCGCTATACGCAGTTTTTCCGCATTCTGTTAGATGATTTTAGCTATTGCTTTACGATTGAAGGTGAGTTGGCCCGCATGGCGCTAGAAGAACATGCGCCACTTCAAGGAAGCCGAATATTAATTCATGAGCTAATGTTGAAGCTTTTTCACGGTATCGCCTCATGGATGATAGCGCGCAAAATTCCACCTATTCTAATGGAATGTGGCTACGACCAACCCGCCCACAGCGCTGACTACCTCTACTTTTACCCTGGCAAAGTAAGGTTTGACCAACCACAAACGGCTGTTTATTTTGATAAAACGTTTCTAGACCATCCTATCCGTCAAACTAAACAGCATTTGGGCGCATTTTTACAGCGCGCTCCAGCGGATTGGTTTTATGTCTCTTTTGAGGATCGCTTGATCACCCATCGTGTTCGCGAACACCTTAGCCGCCACTTACCCACCTCATGTACTGTTCAACATGTCGCAGACGCTGTCCATATGTCCGTTCGTACACTCTCAAGACACTTGAAAATTGAAGGTACCCATTTCCAAGCGGTTAAAGACGAATACCGTCGCGACTATGCTATTCAAGCACTCACTCGCAGCACACAACCACTGACCACAATTGCAGAAAAACTGGGCTTTGAAGACCTAGCGTGTTTTAGCCGAGCGTTCAAACAGTGGACAGGGAACTCGCCCGCCGCCTACCGAAAGGCTCAAACGGCGGGCATTAAACGCTAG
- a CDS encoding fatty acid--CoA ligase — MSTITPKILSSTPSATNSPLLIRDLLESGVRMAGNNQIVYRDQSRHDYRRFRERVHQLAHALTAQGVQAGDVVAVLDWDSHRYLECFFAIPMIGAVLHTVNVRLAPEQIHYTMEHAEDVFVLVHEDFVPLLEPLADQLPNIRGYLLCQETASTVNTSLPLVGEFEALLSEQPTHYEFPVFDENAVATLFYTTGTTGNPKGVFFTHRQLVLHTLGEASTFQAPGFELLNRDKVYMPITPMFHVHAWGVPYTATLMGATQVYPGRYEPEMLVKLLVNEKVDFSHCVPTLLNMVVSADAVASKKIDLTGWKVLVGGSALTQALASRAWSLGIDTRSAYGMSETCPLLTADILPRDVTEANFEEQLPWRCKAGLPVPLVKLQVVDANGEPLPHDGVSVGEVRAQAPWLTQAYYKEEKRSEELWRDGWLHTGDVGSIDEHGFLTISDRIKDVIKTGGEWLSSLEIESYISQCPGVAEVAVIGVADDKWGERPAALVVPSDVNNPPTAEDVQNFMEQFVEQGSINRWGIPSMIRFVDEIPKTSVGKLDKKRIRTEI, encoded by the coding sequence ATGTCTACGATAACGCCAAAAATACTTTCTTCTACGCCGTCAGCGACGAACTCGCCTCTGTTAATCAGAGACTTGCTGGAGTCTGGTGTTCGAATGGCGGGAAACAATCAGATTGTTTATCGAGACCAGAGCCGTCATGACTATCGGCGTTTTCGTGAGCGGGTACACCAGCTTGCCCATGCGCTCACCGCACAAGGCGTTCAGGCAGGTGATGTGGTGGCGGTGTTGGACTGGGACAGCCATCGCTATTTAGAGTGCTTTTTCGCCATTCCCATGATTGGTGCCGTGCTGCATACCGTCAATGTGCGTTTGGCACCTGAGCAAATTCACTACACGATGGAACACGCTGAAGATGTCTTTGTGCTGGTGCATGAGGATTTCGTGCCGCTATTAGAACCACTTGCTGACCAACTACCTAACATACGCGGTTATCTGCTTTGCCAAGAAACGGCTAGCACGGTTAATACGTCGCTGCCGTTAGTGGGGGAGTTTGAAGCGCTGTTAAGTGAGCAGCCAACTCATTACGAGTTTCCTGTGTTTGATGAAAACGCAGTGGCCACGCTGTTTTACACCACAGGCACCACCGGCAACCCAAAAGGGGTATTTTTTACCCACCGCCAATTAGTCCTGCATACACTCGGTGAAGCTAGTACCTTCCAAGCACCGGGCTTTGAGTTGCTCAACCGTGACAAGGTATATATGCCTATCACGCCGATGTTTCATGTGCATGCCTGGGGCGTGCCTTACACCGCCACCTTGATGGGAGCGACCCAGGTATATCCTGGCCGCTATGAGCCGGAAATGTTGGTGAAGCTGCTGGTAAACGAAAAGGTCGATTTTTCTCACTGCGTGCCAACGCTGTTAAATATGGTGGTGAGCGCTGACGCCGTTGCATCGAAAAAAATTGATTTAACCGGTTGGAAGGTGCTGGTGGGCGGAAGTGCGCTTACTCAGGCGTTGGCCAGCCGTGCTTGGTCACTCGGAATCGATACGCGCAGTGCCTACGGCATGTCAGAAACTTGCCCACTATTAACGGCCGATATCTTACCTCGGGATGTCACAGAAGCTAATTTTGAAGAACAGCTTCCTTGGCGGTGTAAGGCTGGTTTGCCCGTGCCTCTGGTGAAGTTACAGGTGGTTGATGCCAATGGAGAGCCGTTACCCCATGATGGTGTTAGCGTGGGAGAAGTGCGTGCCCAGGCACCTTGGCTAACCCAAGCCTATTACAAAGAAGAGAAGCGCAGTGAAGAGCTTTGGCGGGATGGCTGGCTTCATACCGGTGACGTTGGTTCGATTGATGAGCATGGCTTCCTGACTATTAGCGACCGTATCAAAGACGTTATCAAAACCGGCGGAGAGTGGCTCTCTTCGCTAGAAATAGAAAGCTATATCAGCCAATGCCCAGGCGTGGCGGAAGTGGCGGTGATTGGCGTTGCGGATGATAAATGGGGCGAGCGGCCGGCGGCACTCGTCGTCCCCAGCGATGTAAATAACCCACCCACGGCAGAAGACGTGCAGAATTTTATGGAGCAGTTCGTAGAGCAGGGCAGTATCAACCGATGGGGCATACCATCGATGATTCGCTTTGTAGATGAAATTCCTAAAACCAGTGTGGGTAAACTGGATAAAAAACGTATTCGCACTGAGATCTAA